The sequence CTAAGCAGGGTTGTTTTCAGtaataaacatttaaataaattacATATAACGGGCACGTCTCAATACTCCACTGGAAATTGCATAAGTGTGGCTGTAAAGCTGaatttgatatactgtatcttTGCTAGTTGCACTATTCTACATCACTGATTATTTCCTCTCCCAGGTAACCCTTGTCCCACTTCTCTCTCAGCATCTGAAGGAGATCACTAAAGGGAGCCAGGATCAGTCTGTGCACCAGGATGCGATGAAGAGGAGGCCTGTTGAGAAGGAGAGGTAAGAAGGACGTCCACAGACCTCACTAATACTGAGATCATTTAGAGAAGATCATTTAGAGAAAATCATTTAGAGAGCAAAATCCACTTATATGATTTAGTATTTTAGCTATTTTACTCATTGAGTTATTTGCTTGTTAATCTGTTTTAGGATTGGTCAGGTGCGGTTTGCGGACGAGGAGGCTgagaacagaaagaacagagtGTCACACAGAAAGAGTTCCCCCTGCAGGGACCTTAACAAGCCCCCTCATAGACAGAGAGAAGGCCCTCCCGTACCCCCCCGCTCCACCTCCCAGGTTGCCTCATCCGAGACTTCCCCAGCCCTCGACAGAAAGTCCCACTCCCCTGGGGCCCTTGGGGACAAGACGTGTGGTAGCCCCTCGGTCCTCAGGAAGTTTGGGGCCATGCTCCAGAAGAACGAGGGGAAAACCCTCACTGACACCGGTGTGGTGACCAACCAGGTGCCTATCGAGAACAAGTGCCCCACCCCCGTCTGTCAGCGCAAAGAGCTGGGTGGCAGCAGGGTGCCTGGGCGCTTGCCTGCCCAGAAATGCCAGGCAGATTCCATGATGCTTACAGTGGAGATGGATCCCAGCAAAGAACGAGGATCTGGTGGGGCAGTGAGAGACTATAGGAGAGAGAGCCAGCTTGGTGAGGGTAGAGGCACATCAATGGGTAGCTATGCTCACCCTAAAGGACCCCAGGCAGGGCGTCAGAGGAGGACCGAGGTCAAAGCAAAGGCCCTcggaggggcagacagagagacagacattggTCTGGTCCACGGGGAGAGGGCCAGGAGGCTTGCATACCAGCCTAGGGAGCCCATACTGGACTACAGGAACTTGAGTGGGTCCCATGTTGGAGCTCAGAGGATTCAGAGGGGAGGGCCAGTTGCAGGTCAGAATAAGGACGATGGACTCATTGAGCTACTGGATATGCTGGACATCGAGCACGAGTACAACTCTAGCCCCCGAGCCACAAAGACTGCCTACAGAAATGACACACAGAAGGTGAGATAGGcatagcaaacacacacacacagtcttgatCTGACCCACTCTTATCGTCTCTCTCCAGGTGAGCCCAGCTGAGTTGTCCCCAGCAACCCCGTCACTGAACTTCTCTCGTCCTGCCCGCCCAGCCAATCAACGCCCTCCATCCAGGTGGGCTAGCTGTGCTCCCACTGCCTTGATCTCTGCCCCCTCCGGTCCAATGTCCCGCGCCCCAAGCCCCTTGGCACACACCCCTAGCCCCATAGCAAGAACCCCAAGCCCCGCCCTAAAGCAGAAATCTTTCTGCTCCTATTTGCTCCACACCGAGACTGCCATCATGTGAGACACGTTCCCCGACCCCCTTTTAACCCCGCCTCCCCTCCCCCAATTCAACCCCACAGGACTCGGATAGAGTCTGCCCTCTGGAAATACTATTCGTCTTGAAAAAAAGTGCTTTAAGAGATTTTCTATGAGATTACTTAGAATGACTTACACATATAAGAAACCAAATGGTTGACTCCTATTCAGTCTCCAGTGTTACTGTGGCCTTCCTTTCTCCTGTGCCAAACTTCTTTACTTTTggtttctttcactctcttttaCTTCCCTTCTATTCTTttgttttctctttcttttttaatGATGATTTTTGGATGGCTGTGTATATTGTGATACAGCATGGCCCCcttactcgtgtgtgtgtgtgtgtgtgtgtgtgtgtgtgtgtgtgtgtgtgtgtgtgtgtgtgtgtgtgtgtgtgtgtgtgtgtgtgtgtgtgtgtgtgtgtgtgtgtgtgtgtgtgtgtgtgtgtgtgtcaatcctAATG is a genomic window of Oncorhynchus gorbuscha isolate QuinsamMale2020 ecotype Even-year linkage group LG12, OgorEven_v1.0, whole genome shotgun sequence containing:
- the LOC123990848 gene encoding uncharacterized protein KIAA0408-like isoform X3 yields the protein MAATELQCGLEQAGRGWGTERGELLDSFDSEMQEWEDQLQDMQRKIEELYNEVQARRGGNDVTMGNGKNDRMHHGNGFCDRPGSHSNRTKDHPRAVVVPNHCSNGCSHGPNGYGEPVNHQIGGYYPNCNGAVELEDLLQDYLGHGHGKTWKTNSALNNHLKEITKGSQDQSVHQDAMKRRPVEKERIGQVRFADEEAENRKNRVSHRKSSPCRDLNKPPHRQREGPPVPPRSTSQVASSETSPALDRKSHSPGALGDKTCGSPSVLRKFGAMLQKNEGKTLTDTGVVTNQVPIENKCPTPVCQRKELGGSRVPGRLPAQKCQADSMMLTVEMDPSKERGSGGAVRDYRRESQLGEGRGTSMGSYAHPKGPQAGRQRRTEVKAKALGGADRETDIGLVHGERARRLAYQPREPILDYRNLSGSHVGAQRIQRGGPVAGQNKDDGLIELLDMLDIEHEYNSSPRATKTAYRNDTQKVSPAELSPATPSLNFSRPARPANQRPPSRWASCAPTALISAPSGPMSRAPSPLAHTPSPIARTPSPALKQKSFCSYLLHTETAIM
- the LOC123990848 gene encoding uncharacterized protein LOC123990848 isoform X2, coding for MAATELQCGLEQAGRGWGTERGELLDSFDSEMQEWEDQLQDMQRKIEELYNEVQARRGGNDVTMGNGKNDRMHHGNGFCDRPGSHSNRTKDHPRAVVVPNHCSNGCSHGPNGYGEPVNHQIGGYYPNCNGAVELEDLLQDYLGHGHGKTWKTNSALNNVTLVPLLSQHLKEITKGSQDQSVHQDAMKRRPVEKERIGQVRFADEEAENRKNRVSHRKSSPCRDLNKPPHRQREGPPVPPRSTSQVASSETSPALDRKSHSPGALGDKTCGSPSVLRKFGAMLQKNEGKTLTDTGVVTNQVPIENKCPTPVCQRKELGGSRVPGRLPAQKCQADSMMLTVEMDPSKERGSGGAVRDYRRESQLGEGRGTSMGSYAHPKGPQAGRQRRTEVKAKALGGADRETDIGLVHGERARRLAYQPREPILDYRNLSGSHVGAQRIQRGGPVAGQNKDDGLIELLDMLDIEHEYNSSPRATKTAYRNDTQKVSPAELSPATPSLNFSRPARPANQRPPSRWASCAPTALISAPSGPMSRAPSPLAHTPSPIARTPSPALKQKSFCSYLLHTETAIM